The genome window CGGCTGCCTCGAAGCCTGGGTCAAGCACCTCTATCTCTCCGGCCAATCCGAAGAGATGAAGGCCAGTCCTTCGGCGCAATCGGAGAATGCGCGTCACGAAAGCTGGGGCGACCACGTTCCCGCCGATGACGACGCCCTCTGGGATTGGCTGGAACAGCTCGATGACGGCACCCGCCTCGATCTGCTGGCGCATTGCGTGAGCTTCGGGATCAACGCTCTGTTCGAGCGCCCGAATCCGCACGCCGCGTCCGGCATCAGCCGTCACGGGCTCGACGTGCGCTTGGCCCAGGCGGATCGGCTCGCCGTTGCCACCGGGCTCGATATGGTCGCCGCAGGCTGGAAGCCGACCGTCGGCAACTACCTCGGACGGGTGACGAAGGGCCGCATTCTCGAAGCCGTGCGCGAGGGCGCCGGCGAACGCGCCGCGCAGCTCATCGGCCACCTGAAAAAGGGCGACATGGCCAAGGAAGCCGAGCGCCTGCTCGCCGACACCGGCTGGCTGCCGGAACCGCTACGGATGTCGGACGACACCGCGGCCATCGACGATCAGCCAGTCATGTCGGAGGGCGGCGACGAAGACCTCCCGGCATTCCTGGCCGAAGACGGAGAGGACGACGAGGCGAACGAGCCCGAAGACGACGAGCACGTCGCAATGATCGCAGCCGAATAGCGCGGTGATGCGGGGCGGTTCCGCCGTCCCGCGCCATCCCTCTCCCAATTCCTCGCCCGGCCATGTGCCGGGCATTCTCGTTTCAGGAGCCTGTCATGGCCGATTATTTCACCCATTTCTCGTGCCTGCTCGACGTAGGCACGCCCGAGAACGCCGCGCGCGCCCTCGATCTCTACAATGCGCTGTCCGAAGAAGGCGCATCAGAGGAACCACCTTCGGATGGATTCCTGCTCTCGATCCAGCCCGAGCATGGCGGCACGAATCTCTGGATGCGCGATGACGTCACTGGCGACCCCGAGCGGCTCATCCAGTTCGTGAAGCGCTGCGCCACCGAATTCGGTCTCACCGGGCGATGGGGTTTCCAATACGCCAACACCTGCTCGCGCCCGCGCCTCGACGGCTTTGGCGGCGGGGCACACGCCCTGGATCTGGCGACCGGCGAGACGATCGGCTGGACCTACACCACTGGCTGGCTCGCCGAGCTGCTCGACGACGGTATGCCCGGCGACTGAACGAAAAGCCCCCACCTCATGGTCGGGCGCTTTTTTCATGTCAGGCCCCTGAGAGGAAGAGGCCGGCCGGGACGAGGCGAGTCCGGGTGGTTCGAGAGAGAGCGCCGCGCGGGCTTGCCCGTTTTCCGCTCTCCCGAGGTTCTCGACATGAACATCATGCTTCCCATCGCCGGCGAGCCCGCTGCGACGCCGCCGCTCGCCTCCAGCGCCAACCCCGCCGCAGCAATCCTGGCGGCCGCCAATCTACTCCTCCCCCATCTAGA of uncultured Alphaproteobacteria bacterium contains these proteins:
- a CDS encoding conserved hypothetical protein (Evidence 4 : Homologs of previously reported genes of unknown function), with product MADYFTHFSCLLDVGTPENAARALDLYNALSEEGASEEPPSDGFLLSIQPEHGGTNLWMRDDVTGDPERLIQFVKRCATEFGLTGRWGFQYANTCSRPRLDGFGGGAHALDLATGETIGWTYTTGWLAELLDDGMPGD